The proteins below come from a single Papaver somniferum cultivar HN1 chromosome 11, ASM357369v1, whole genome shotgun sequence genomic window:
- the LOC113321588 gene encoding uncharacterized protein LOC113321588 encodes MQRKNTPNSKPLKPHQAKVITTEKNGPKVARKETETRMMTITPSDATKLCNNLSSVEGHQKLSLSGPTNDVDEISVQMKLEASRKRLHDGYQQAENAKKQRTIKVMDFKDIQLKSPGSGKLGHIKPKKPNLLQLLRLKR; translated from the exons ATGCAGAGGAAAAATACTCCAAATAGCAAGCCACTAAAACCTCATCAGGCTAAGGTCATCACAACCGAGAAGAATGGACCCAAAGTGGCAAGAAAAGAAACTGAGACCAGAATGATGACTATAACCCCAAGTGATGCAACTAAGCTGTGTAATAACTTAAGTTCAGTTGAAGGTCATCAAAAGCTTTCTTTGAGTGGTCCAACAAAT GATGTGGATGAAATCTCAGTTCAAATGAAACTTGAAGCTAGCAGGAAAAGGCTTCACGATGGATACCAACAAGCAGAGAATG CCAAGAAGCAAAGAACGATAAAGGTTATGGACTTCAAAGACATCCAGTTGAAGAGCCCTGGTAGTGGCAAACTCGGCCATATTAAACCTAAGAAGCCGAACTTATTGCAATTGCTCAGGCTAAAGCGATAA
- the LOC113320888 gene encoding uncharacterized protein LOC113320888 isoform X2 gives MENKKGGVIATLATKSRMFSNRTRYLIRGNKIDKKKNQEQNDVDMNKDTIELSIAASEALVISEIVKGDSASFPFASVVDIALRVKQARNSVCSDGLDSISDFVATEVSESETDLLSDLDEDDMADAFDDVGLSAAQLDTMCCSSSVKKNECSSVQNIYLVLETPHVENQYGCDGETQNVDDKPQLFDCNDICSENKFEDALAMGSNLSKCSPGYAPQHMLWTDPCLDLNTHFHQLIHKNRSTLEEPEDVAAIVDVDMNTIKAVPKYFIGETSFFSESADVIQDENSVAMPGFLSQMASLPSVAYDGFCGTSPTTNSERIEVSQNICSSNSLADPLCSIVPCSISYTNTGVTTTNQKITENGAGENWYTQLGWERSLQSTRGLHCRLPHGEDVFLNTNGEGSMVTCHRRLSSLKNYSTLGLSLAANSEEIADCFKPSHIKDSTKILFTEASACEYYDKDHDGPAIAEPTFLCLESKGQKFSNNTEVVNVESTARAELMEFKILNGCENLGREKKKVRFSEAEIIFGESKSAHEMRSRITRTRKRSKGSGLLSDIRCEEVDTYLSSWKIKDRTKMIFQGLEFLLTGFTSQRQTKLGQLISKHGGFVLSEVPSPSRKHRPLPIVISSRKSRTTKFLYGCAINAFLLKVNWRTDSVASGSVLPPQKYMIFSNQYGSKFASIGWPVCCNNKAGIFDGVGIMLHGRPGFCNKFAKVVKHGGGQLFKTLQWLIQSLETESISLGAIVAEDDSRTSRHLRKCASERRLQMMKYGDDSQCQKMCSMLQSWCIVVAVVNNAKYQIFIWSGL, from the exons ATGGAGAATAAGAAAGGTGGGGTGATCGCAACCCTTGCAACCAAGTCAAGAATGTTTAGTAATAGGACCCGATATCTCATCAGAGGTAATAAGATTgataagaagaaaaatcaagagcAAAATGATGTTGATATGAATAAAGATACAATTGAGCTCTCTATTGCAGCATCAGAAGCACTGGTCATATCCGAAATAGTAAAGGGGGACTCTGCTTCATTTCCTTTTGCCTCTGTAGTTGATATTGCGCTTCGTGTGAAGCAAGCAAGGAATAGTGTTTGCTCAGATGGGTTAGACAGCATTTCTGATTTCGTTGCCACGGAGGTCAGTGAAAGTGAAACTGATTTGTTATCTGACTTGGATGAAGATGATATGGCAGACGCTTTTGATGATGTAGGGTTGTCTGCTGCACAACTTGATACTATGTGCTGCTCCAGTTCAGTTAAAAAGAATGAATGCAGCTCAGTGCAAAACATTTATCTTGTACTTGAGACACCGCATGTGGAAAATCAATATGGATGTGATGGTGAAACTCAGAATGTTGATGATAAGCCTCAACTGTTTGATTGTAATGATATTTGCAGTGAAAATAAGTTTGAAGATGCTTTAGCGATGGGTTCAAATTTGTCGAAGTGTTCTCCTGGTTATGCACCACAACATATGCTTTGGACTGATCCATGTTTAGATCTGAATACTCATTTTCATCAGTTAATCCACAAAAATCGAAGTACTTTGGAAGAACCCGAG GATGTTGCAGCTATCGTGGATGTGGACATGAATACTATTAAAGCCGTACCAAAGTATTTCATTGGGGAGACTAGTTTTTTCTCGGAATCTGCAGATGTGATTCAAGATGAAAACTCAGTTGCAATGCCAGGATTTCTGTCTCAAATGGCGTCCTTGCCAAGCGTTGCCTATGATGGTTTTTGTGGCACAAGCCCCACAACCAATAGCGAGAGGATAGAAGTTTCCCAAAATATCTGCTCAAGTAATTCTTTGGCAGATCCTCTTTGTTCCATTGTGCCATGCAGTATTTCTTATACTAATACCGGTGTCACCACTACCAATCAGAAAATTACGGAAAATGGAGCTGGAGAGAACTGGTATACCCAATTAGGGTGGGAGAGGTCACTTCAAAGTACCAGAGGGTTACACTGCAGATTACCCCATGGGGAAGATGTGTTTCTCAATACTAATGGTGAAGGTTCTATGGTTACATGTCACAGACGGTTGAGCTCTCTGAAGAATTATAGCACTCTGGGGCTTTCTCTTGCTGCCAACTCGGAGGAAATTGCTGATTGCTTCAAACCATCACATATAAAGGATTCGACCAAAATTTTATTCACAGAGGCCTCTGCTTGTGAATACTATGACAAGGATCACGATGGGCCAGCTATTGCAGAGCCAACTTTCTTATGCCTGGAGTCTAAAGGTCAGAAATTTTCAAATAACACCGAAGTTGTGAATGTAGAAAGTACTGCAAGAGCAGAACTGATggaattcaaaattttgaatggTTGTGAAAACCTTGGccgggagaagaagaaagttcgATTTTCAGAAGCTGAAATCATTTTTGGGGAGAGCAAATCTGCACACGAAATGC GCTCAAGAATAACCAGGACTCGCAAAAGATCAAAAGGTTCTGGTCTCCTATCAGACATAAGATGCGAAGAAGTAGATACTTATCTGAGTTCATGGAAAATCAAGGATAGGACAAAAATGATTTTTCAGGGATTAGAATTCTTGCTGACAGGTTTTACAAGTCAGAGACAAACAAAACTTGGTCAGCTGATTAGTAAACATGGAGGTTTTGTTCTATCTGAAGTTCCTTCACCTTCAAGAAAACACCGGCCACTTCCTATTGTGATCAGTTCGAGAAAG TCACGAACAACTAAATTCTTGTATGGTTGTGCGATCAATGCCTTTTTGCTCAAAGTTAACTGGCGCACTGATTCAGTGGCGTCAGGTTCAGTATTACCACCACAAAA ATACATGATTTTTTCCAATCAATACGGGTCTAAGTTCGCTAGCATAGGATGGCCAGTCTGTTGCAATAATAAGGCCGGGATTTTTGACGGGGTAGGAATAATGCTCCACGGCAGACCCGGATTTTGTAACAAATTTGCTAAGGTTGTTAAG CATGGAGGTGGTCAGTTGTTTAAAACTCTTCAGTGGTTGATCCAAAGCTTAGAGACTGAAAGTATTTCTCTGGGAGCCATTGTTGCTGAAGATGACAGTAGGACGTCACGTCACTTGAGAAAATGTGCCTCTGAACGAAGGCTACAAATGATG AAGTATGGTGACGATTCACAATGCCAGAAGATGTGTTCAATGTTGCAAAGTTGGTgcattgttgttgctgttgtgaaTAACGCGAAGTACCAGATATTCATTTGGTCTGGTCTTTAA
- the LOC113320888 gene encoding uncharacterized protein LOC113320888 isoform X3 — protein sequence MENKKGGVIATLATKSRMFSNRTRYLIRGNKIDKKKNQEQNDVDMNKDTIELSIAASEALVISEIVKGDSASFPFASVVDIALRVKQARNSVCSDGLDSISDFVATEVSESETDLLSDLDEDDMADAFDDVGLSAAQLDTMCCSSSVKKNECSSVQNIYLVLETPHVENQYGCDGETQNVDDKPQLFDCNDICSENKFEDALAMGSNLSKCSPGYAPQHMLWTDPCLDLNTHFHQLIHKNRSTLEEPEDVAAIVDVDMNTIKAVPKYFIGETSFFSESADVIQDENSVAMPGFLSQMASLPSVAYDGFCGTSPTTNSERIEVSQNICSSNSLADPLCSIVPCSISYTNTGVTTTNQKITENGAGENWYTQLGWERSLQSTRGLHCRLPHGEDVFLNTNGEGSMVTCHRRLSSLKNYSTLGLSLAANSEEIADCFKPSHIKDSTKILFTEASACEYYDKDHDGPAIAEPTFLCLESKGQKFSNNTEVVNVESTARAELMEFKILNGCENLGREKKKVRFSEAEIIFGESKSAHEMRSRITRTRKRSKGSGLLSDIRCEEVDTYLSSWKIKDRTKMIFQGLEFLLTGFTSQRQTKLGQLISKHGGFVLSEVPSPSRKHRPLPIVISSRKSRTTKFLYGCAINAFLLKVNWRTDSVASGSVLPPQKYMIFSNQYGSKFASIGWPVCCNNKAGIFDGVGIMLHGRPGFCNKFAKHGGGQLFKTLQWLIQSLETESISLGAIVAEDDSRTSRHLRKCASERRLQMMPVSWIVNSLHLGRLLPIEEKHQFSSLPKFRSPELFSAMEEG from the exons ATGGAGAATAAGAAAGGTGGGGTGATCGCAACCCTTGCAACCAAGTCAAGAATGTTTAGTAATAGGACCCGATATCTCATCAGAGGTAATAAGATTgataagaagaaaaatcaagagcAAAATGATGTTGATATGAATAAAGATACAATTGAGCTCTCTATTGCAGCATCAGAAGCACTGGTCATATCCGAAATAGTAAAGGGGGACTCTGCTTCATTTCCTTTTGCCTCTGTAGTTGATATTGCGCTTCGTGTGAAGCAAGCAAGGAATAGTGTTTGCTCAGATGGGTTAGACAGCATTTCTGATTTCGTTGCCACGGAGGTCAGTGAAAGTGAAACTGATTTGTTATCTGACTTGGATGAAGATGATATGGCAGACGCTTTTGATGATGTAGGGTTGTCTGCTGCACAACTTGATACTATGTGCTGCTCCAGTTCAGTTAAAAAGAATGAATGCAGCTCAGTGCAAAACATTTATCTTGTACTTGAGACACCGCATGTGGAAAATCAATATGGATGTGATGGTGAAACTCAGAATGTTGATGATAAGCCTCAACTGTTTGATTGTAATGATATTTGCAGTGAAAATAAGTTTGAAGATGCTTTAGCGATGGGTTCAAATTTGTCGAAGTGTTCTCCTGGTTATGCACCACAACATATGCTTTGGACTGATCCATGTTTAGATCTGAATACTCATTTTCATCAGTTAATCCACAAAAATCGAAGTACTTTGGAAGAACCCGAG GATGTTGCAGCTATCGTGGATGTGGACATGAATACTATTAAAGCCGTACCAAAGTATTTCATTGGGGAGACTAGTTTTTTCTCGGAATCTGCAGATGTGATTCAAGATGAAAACTCAGTTGCAATGCCAGGATTTCTGTCTCAAATGGCGTCCTTGCCAAGCGTTGCCTATGATGGTTTTTGTGGCACAAGCCCCACAACCAATAGCGAGAGGATAGAAGTTTCCCAAAATATCTGCTCAAGTAATTCTTTGGCAGATCCTCTTTGTTCCATTGTGCCATGCAGTATTTCTTATACTAATACCGGTGTCACCACTACCAATCAGAAAATTACGGAAAATGGAGCTGGAGAGAACTGGTATACCCAATTAGGGTGGGAGAGGTCACTTCAAAGTACCAGAGGGTTACACTGCAGATTACCCCATGGGGAAGATGTGTTTCTCAATACTAATGGTGAAGGTTCTATGGTTACATGTCACAGACGGTTGAGCTCTCTGAAGAATTATAGCACTCTGGGGCTTTCTCTTGCTGCCAACTCGGAGGAAATTGCTGATTGCTTCAAACCATCACATATAAAGGATTCGACCAAAATTTTATTCACAGAGGCCTCTGCTTGTGAATACTATGACAAGGATCACGATGGGCCAGCTATTGCAGAGCCAACTTTCTTATGCCTGGAGTCTAAAGGTCAGAAATTTTCAAATAACACCGAAGTTGTGAATGTAGAAAGTACTGCAAGAGCAGAACTGATggaattcaaaattttgaatggTTGTGAAAACCTTGGccgggagaagaagaaagttcgATTTTCAGAAGCTGAAATCATTTTTGGGGAGAGCAAATCTGCACACGAAATGC GCTCAAGAATAACCAGGACTCGCAAAAGATCAAAAGGTTCTGGTCTCCTATCAGACATAAGATGCGAAGAAGTAGATACTTATCTGAGTTCATGGAAAATCAAGGATAGGACAAAAATGATTTTTCAGGGATTAGAATTCTTGCTGACAGGTTTTACAAGTCAGAGACAAACAAAACTTGGTCAGCTGATTAGTAAACATGGAGGTTTTGTTCTATCTGAAGTTCCTTCACCTTCAAGAAAACACCGGCCACTTCCTATTGTGATCAGTTCGAGAAAG TCACGAACAACTAAATTCTTGTATGGTTGTGCGATCAATGCCTTTTTGCTCAAAGTTAACTGGCGCACTGATTCAGTGGCGTCAGGTTCAGTATTACCACCACAAAA ATACATGATTTTTTCCAATCAATACGGGTCTAAGTTCGCTAGCATAGGATGGCCAGTCTGTTGCAATAATAAGGCCGGGATTTTTGACGGGGTAGGAATAATGCTCCACGGCAGACCCGGATTTTGTAACAAATTTGCTAAG CATGGAGGTGGTCAGTTGTTTAAAACTCTTCAGTGGTTGATCCAAAGCTTAGAGACTGAAAGTATTTCTCTGGGAGCCATTGTTGCTGAAGATGACAGTAGGACGTCACGTCACTTGAGAAAATGTGCCTCTGAACGAAGGCTACAAATGATG CCCGTAAGCTGGATAGTGAACAGCTTACATTTGGGACGGCTACTTCCTATCGAGGAGAAGCACCAGTTTTCTTCTCTTCCCAAATTTAGGTCTCCAGAATTATTCTCAGCTATGGAAGAGGGCTAG
- the LOC113320888 gene encoding uncharacterized protein LOC113320888 isoform X1: MENKKGGVIATLATKSRMFSNRTRYLIRGNKIDKKKNQEQNDVDMNKDTIELSIAASEALVISEIVKGDSASFPFASVVDIALRVKQARNSVCSDGLDSISDFVATEVSESETDLLSDLDEDDMADAFDDVGLSAAQLDTMCCSSSVKKNECSSVQNIYLVLETPHVENQYGCDGETQNVDDKPQLFDCNDICSENKFEDALAMGSNLSKCSPGYAPQHMLWTDPCLDLNTHFHQLIHKNRSTLEEPEDVAAIVDVDMNTIKAVPKYFIGETSFFSESADVIQDENSVAMPGFLSQMASLPSVAYDGFCGTSPTTNSERIEVSQNICSSNSLADPLCSIVPCSISYTNTGVTTTNQKITENGAGENWYTQLGWERSLQSTRGLHCRLPHGEDVFLNTNGEGSMVTCHRRLSSLKNYSTLGLSLAANSEEIADCFKPSHIKDSTKILFTEASACEYYDKDHDGPAIAEPTFLCLESKGQKFSNNTEVVNVESTARAELMEFKILNGCENLGREKKKVRFSEAEIIFGESKSAHEMRSRITRTRKRSKGSGLLSDIRCEEVDTYLSSWKIKDRTKMIFQGLEFLLTGFTSQRQTKLGQLISKHGGFVLSEVPSPSRKHRPLPIVISSRKSRTTKFLYGCAINAFLLKVNWRTDSVASGSVLPPQKYMIFSNQYGSKFASIGWPVCCNNKAGIFDGVGIMLHGRPGFCNKFAKVVKHGGGQLFKTLQWLIQSLETESISLGAIVAEDDSRTSRHLRKCASERRLQMMPVSWIVNSLHLGRLLPIEEKHQFSSLPKFRSPELFSAMEEG, translated from the exons ATGGAGAATAAGAAAGGTGGGGTGATCGCAACCCTTGCAACCAAGTCAAGAATGTTTAGTAATAGGACCCGATATCTCATCAGAGGTAATAAGATTgataagaagaaaaatcaagagcAAAATGATGTTGATATGAATAAAGATACAATTGAGCTCTCTATTGCAGCATCAGAAGCACTGGTCATATCCGAAATAGTAAAGGGGGACTCTGCTTCATTTCCTTTTGCCTCTGTAGTTGATATTGCGCTTCGTGTGAAGCAAGCAAGGAATAGTGTTTGCTCAGATGGGTTAGACAGCATTTCTGATTTCGTTGCCACGGAGGTCAGTGAAAGTGAAACTGATTTGTTATCTGACTTGGATGAAGATGATATGGCAGACGCTTTTGATGATGTAGGGTTGTCTGCTGCACAACTTGATACTATGTGCTGCTCCAGTTCAGTTAAAAAGAATGAATGCAGCTCAGTGCAAAACATTTATCTTGTACTTGAGACACCGCATGTGGAAAATCAATATGGATGTGATGGTGAAACTCAGAATGTTGATGATAAGCCTCAACTGTTTGATTGTAATGATATTTGCAGTGAAAATAAGTTTGAAGATGCTTTAGCGATGGGTTCAAATTTGTCGAAGTGTTCTCCTGGTTATGCACCACAACATATGCTTTGGACTGATCCATGTTTAGATCTGAATACTCATTTTCATCAGTTAATCCACAAAAATCGAAGTACTTTGGAAGAACCCGAG GATGTTGCAGCTATCGTGGATGTGGACATGAATACTATTAAAGCCGTACCAAAGTATTTCATTGGGGAGACTAGTTTTTTCTCGGAATCTGCAGATGTGATTCAAGATGAAAACTCAGTTGCAATGCCAGGATTTCTGTCTCAAATGGCGTCCTTGCCAAGCGTTGCCTATGATGGTTTTTGTGGCACAAGCCCCACAACCAATAGCGAGAGGATAGAAGTTTCCCAAAATATCTGCTCAAGTAATTCTTTGGCAGATCCTCTTTGTTCCATTGTGCCATGCAGTATTTCTTATACTAATACCGGTGTCACCACTACCAATCAGAAAATTACGGAAAATGGAGCTGGAGAGAACTGGTATACCCAATTAGGGTGGGAGAGGTCACTTCAAAGTACCAGAGGGTTACACTGCAGATTACCCCATGGGGAAGATGTGTTTCTCAATACTAATGGTGAAGGTTCTATGGTTACATGTCACAGACGGTTGAGCTCTCTGAAGAATTATAGCACTCTGGGGCTTTCTCTTGCTGCCAACTCGGAGGAAATTGCTGATTGCTTCAAACCATCACATATAAAGGATTCGACCAAAATTTTATTCACAGAGGCCTCTGCTTGTGAATACTATGACAAGGATCACGATGGGCCAGCTATTGCAGAGCCAACTTTCTTATGCCTGGAGTCTAAAGGTCAGAAATTTTCAAATAACACCGAAGTTGTGAATGTAGAAAGTACTGCAAGAGCAGAACTGATggaattcaaaattttgaatggTTGTGAAAACCTTGGccgggagaagaagaaagttcgATTTTCAGAAGCTGAAATCATTTTTGGGGAGAGCAAATCTGCACACGAAATGC GCTCAAGAATAACCAGGACTCGCAAAAGATCAAAAGGTTCTGGTCTCCTATCAGACATAAGATGCGAAGAAGTAGATACTTATCTGAGTTCATGGAAAATCAAGGATAGGACAAAAATGATTTTTCAGGGATTAGAATTCTTGCTGACAGGTTTTACAAGTCAGAGACAAACAAAACTTGGTCAGCTGATTAGTAAACATGGAGGTTTTGTTCTATCTGAAGTTCCTTCACCTTCAAGAAAACACCGGCCACTTCCTATTGTGATCAGTTCGAGAAAG TCACGAACAACTAAATTCTTGTATGGTTGTGCGATCAATGCCTTTTTGCTCAAAGTTAACTGGCGCACTGATTCAGTGGCGTCAGGTTCAGTATTACCACCACAAAA ATACATGATTTTTTCCAATCAATACGGGTCTAAGTTCGCTAGCATAGGATGGCCAGTCTGTTGCAATAATAAGGCCGGGATTTTTGACGGGGTAGGAATAATGCTCCACGGCAGACCCGGATTTTGTAACAAATTTGCTAAGGTTGTTAAG CATGGAGGTGGTCAGTTGTTTAAAACTCTTCAGTGGTTGATCCAAAGCTTAGAGACTGAAAGTATTTCTCTGGGAGCCATTGTTGCTGAAGATGACAGTAGGACGTCACGTCACTTGAGAAAATGTGCCTCTGAACGAAGGCTACAAATGATG CCCGTAAGCTGGATAGTGAACAGCTTACATTTGGGACGGCTACTTCCTATCGAGGAGAAGCACCAGTTTTCTTCTCTTCCCAAATTTAGGTCTCCAGAATTATTCTCAGCTATGGAAGAGGGCTAG